Proteins encoded in a region of the Shewanella polaris genome:
- the moaD gene encoding molybdopterin synthase sulfur carrier subunit, which yields MIQVLFFAQIRELLGTAKVEHCADNIDTAETLRVALAATDDKWAKVLASDKLLVAINQTMSQWDSPVNDGDEVAFFPPVTGG from the coding sequence ATGATCCAAGTGTTATTTTTTGCCCAAATCCGTGAACTATTAGGTACCGCTAAAGTTGAACATTGTGCCGACAATATAGATACCGCCGAAACGTTACGCGTAGCGCTTGCTGCCACAGATGATAAGTGGGCAAAAGTGTTGGCATCGGATAAATTATTGGTCGCGATTAATCAAACTATGAGCCAGTGGGATTCGCCTGTAAACGATGGTGATGAAGTCGCCTTTTTCCCTCCAGTTACGGGAGGTTAA
- the moaC gene encoding cyclic pyranopterin monophosphate synthase MoaC codes for MSNRFTHINADGNAHMVDVTEKAVTEREARAEAFIDMAPDTLTMIMSGSHHKGDVFATARIAGIQAAKKTSDLIPLCHPLMLTKVEVDLEAQPENNRVRITSLCKLSGKTGVEMEALTAASVAALTIYDMCKAVQKDMIISQVRLLEKRGGKSGHFKA; via the coding sequence ATGAGCAATCGTTTTACCCATATTAACGCCGATGGCAATGCCCATATGGTCGATGTTACTGAAAAAGCGGTCACCGAGCGTGAAGCTCGTGCTGAAGCCTTTATTGATATGGCACCAGATACCTTAACCATGATCATGAGTGGTAGCCATCACAAAGGTGATGTGTTCGCTACAGCACGTATCGCGGGTATTCAAGCCGCAAAAAAAACCTCAGATTTAATTCCTTTATGTCATCCACTAATGCTAACTAAAGTAGAAGTAGATCTAGAGGCTCAACCTGAAAATAATCGTGTTCGCATTACCAGTTTGTGTAAGCTGTCTGGTAAAACCGGTGTCGAAATGGAAGCCTTAACCGCAGCGTCAGTGGCGGCATTAACGATATACGATATGTGTAAGGCTGTGCAAAAGGACATGATTATTTCTCAAGTCCGCTTGCTTGAAAAACGCGGTGGTAAGTCTGGGCATTTTAAAGCCTAA
- the modA gene encoding molybdate ABC transporter substrate-binding protein yields the protein MYFINTMIHFFNRLSLKFYTGGISALLAIISLIGFSSASIASDTPAIAAAANIQFAVAEIATRFQQQTGLSVRLSYGSSGNFVTQIKHGAPFELMLSADEDYIDILHQAGLTQNKGIIYAIGRLALAAPKSSPLILDPELVGLTQLINDGKLSRFAIANPDHAPYGERAREVLKAKGLWDAVQPKLILGENASQAAQFTISGSTQGGIVPLSLALTPEFIKRGNYVVIPDALYQPINQRMALMPNASETAERFYQYMQSPDAQEVLSQFGFNLPVHVVSKVD from the coding sequence ATGTATTTCATCAATACCATGATTCATTTTTTTAATCGGCTTTCGTTGAAGTTTTATACTGGCGGTATCTCGGCGTTACTTGCGATTATTAGTTTAATTGGATTTAGTTCAGCAAGCATAGCCAGTGACACACCAGCTATTGCCGCCGCTGCAAATATTCAGTTTGCTGTGGCTGAAATTGCCACACGCTTTCAGCAGCAAACGGGGCTATCTGTAAGACTCAGTTATGGTTCATCAGGCAATTTTGTCACTCAGATTAAGCATGGTGCTCCTTTTGAATTAATGCTCAGTGCTGATGAAGATTATATTGATATTCTGCATCAAGCTGGCTTGACTCAGAATAAAGGCATTATTTATGCCATTGGGCGATTAGCATTGGCTGCGCCTAAATCATCACCACTCATTTTGGACCCTGAATTAGTTGGATTAACGCAATTAATCAACGATGGTAAATTGTCGCGGTTTGCGATTGCCAATCCTGATCATGCTCCTTATGGTGAGCGTGCCCGAGAAGTCCTTAAAGCGAAAGGTTTATGGGATGCGGTGCAGCCTAAATTAATTTTAGGCGAAAATGCCTCACAAGCCGCCCAGTTTACCATCAGTGGATCAACCCAAGGAGGAATCGTACCATTATCATTGGCGCTAACGCCTGAGTTTATCAAGCGTGGTAACTATGTCGTGATCCCCGATGCTCTGTATCAACCGATCAATCAACGTATGGCATTAATGCCCAATGCTTCTGAAACGGCAGAACGTTTTTATCAATATATGCAATCACCTGATGCACAGGAAGTTCTCTCTCAATTTGGGTTTAATTTACCCGTACATGTTGTTAGTAAGGTGGATTAA
- the rpsD gene encoding 30S ribosomal protein S4 produces the protein MARYLGPKLKLSRREGTDLFLKSGVRAIDSKCKLETAPGQHGARKPRLSEYGVQLREKQKVRRIYGVLEKQFRNYYKEAARLKGNTGENLLQLLEVRLDNVVYRMGFGSTRAESRQLVSHKTVMVNGRVVNIPSFKVSANDVVSIREKSRTQARIKAALEVSGQREKPTWVEVDNAKMEGAFKRIPERSDLSADINEQLIVELYSK, from the coding sequence ATGGCAAGATACTTGGGTCCCAAGCTCAAGCTCAGTCGCAGAGAAGGTACAGACCTTTTCTTAAAAAGCGGTGTGAGAGCAATCGATTCGAAGTGTAAGCTAGAAACTGCACCTGGACAACATGGCGCACGTAAGCCACGTTTGTCTGAGTACGGTGTACAGCTACGCGAGAAACAAAAAGTTCGTCGTATTTATGGAGTGCTTGAAAAGCAATTCCGTAATTATTACAAAGAAGCTGCACGTCTTAAGGGCAATACCGGTGAAAACCTATTGCAACTTTTAGAAGTCCGCCTAGATAACGTTGTTTATCGTATGGGTTTCGGTTCTACTCGTGCAGAATCACGTCAGCTAGTAAGCCATAAAACTGTTATGGTTAACGGTCGTGTTGTTAACATTCCGTCATTCAAAGTGTCTGCGAATGATGTTGTAAGCATCCGTGAAAAGTCACGCACTCAAGCTCGTATTAAAGCGGCTTTAGAAGTGTCTGGCCAACGCGAAAAGCCTACATGGGTAGAAGTCGACAATGCGAAAATGGAAGGTGCTTTTAAGCGTATTCCAGAACGTAGCGATTTGTCTGCGGATATTAACGAACAGCTGATCGTCGAGCTTTACTCTAAGTAA
- the moaA gene encoding GTP 3',8-cyclase MoaA: MSQLQDSFGRRFHYLRMSVTDVCNFKCTYCLPDGYRPDGKPTFLTLNEIENLVAGFGEVGTQKIRITGGEPTLRKDFTDIVRIVADNPNISTVAMTTNGYRLQQHAKEWYDAGLRRINVSVDSLDPKMFYQITGENKFDQVMRGIDAALEAGFERVKINAVLLKGLNDKDLPRFLHWIKNTPIDLRFIELMETGLGRDYFNAHHLAGVDIKKQLEREGWLYDLPDVDDGPAQNFSHTDYKGRIGLIMPYAKNFCASCNRLRVSAKGKLHLCLFTENGVDLRDLLQDASQRDELISRLHGQLAQKKETHFLHQGITGVTQHLASIGG; the protein is encoded by the coding sequence ATGTCCCAATTACAAGATAGTTTTGGTCGACGTTTTCATTATTTACGAATGTCAGTGACTGACGTTTGTAACTTCAAATGTACCTATTGCTTGCCCGACGGCTATCGCCCAGACGGTAAACCTACGTTTTTAACTCTCAACGAGATTGAAAATTTAGTTGCTGGTTTTGGTGAAGTAGGCACGCAAAAAATTCGTATCACAGGTGGCGAACCCACACTTCGTAAAGACTTTACCGACATAGTGCGGATTGTTGCCGATAACCCTAATATTAGCACTGTAGCCATGACAACTAATGGCTATCGCTTACAGCAACATGCCAAAGAATGGTATGACGCCGGATTGCGACGCATTAATGTGTCAGTTGATAGCTTAGATCCTAAAATGTTTTACCAAATTACCGGTGAGAATAAATTCGACCAAGTGATGCGTGGTATTGATGCCGCACTTGAGGCTGGGTTTGAGCGAGTCAAGATTAATGCCGTGTTGTTAAAAGGTCTTAATGATAAAGATTTACCGCGTTTTTTACATTGGATTAAAAACACACCCATTGATTTACGTTTTATTGAGTTGATGGAGACGGGTTTAGGTCGCGATTATTTTAATGCACACCATTTAGCTGGAGTGGACATTAAAAAACAACTTGAACGAGAAGGCTGGTTATATGATCTGCCTGATGTTGATGATGGTCCAGCACAAAACTTCAGTCATACAGATTACAAAGGCCGTATTGGGTTAATCATGCCTTATGCAAAAAACTTTTGTGCCAGTTGCAACCGTTTACGTGTCTCTGCAAAAGGTAAGTTACACCTATGTTTGTTTACTGAAAATGGTGTGGACTTACGTGATTTACTCCAAGATGCTTCTCAACGAGATGAATTAATTAGCCGTTTACACGGTCAATTAGCTCAGAAAAAAGAAACCCATTTTTTACACCAAGGTATTACTGGCGTGACTCAACATCTTGCCTCAATTGGTGGTTAA
- a CDS encoding DNA-directed RNA polymerase subunit alpha produces MQGSVTEFLKPRLVDIEQVNSTRAKVTLEPLERGFGHTLGNALRRILLSSMPGCAVTEVEIDGVLHEYSSKEGVQEDILEILLNLKGLAVTIEGKDEALLTLSKSGTGPVTAADITHDGDVTIVNPDHVICHLTGNNDISMRIRVERGRGYVPASARAQTEDDDRPIGRLLIDASFSPVARIAYNVEAARVEQRTDLDKLVIDMTTNGTIDPEEAIRRSATILAEQLDAFVELRDVTEQAVVEEKPEFDPILLRPVDDLELTVRSANCLKAEAIHYIGDLVQRTEVELLKTPNLGKKSLTEIKDVLASRGLSLGMRLENWPPASLADDL; encoded by the coding sequence ATGCAGGGTTCTGTTACAGAATTTCTTAAACCGCGTCTCGTTGATATTGAGCAGGTTAATTCAACTCGCGCCAAAGTTACACTAGAGCCACTAGAACGTGGTTTTGGCCATACCTTAGGTAACGCGTTGCGTCGCATCCTATTGTCGTCTATGCCCGGCTGCGCAGTTACTGAAGTCGAAATTGACGGCGTACTGCATGAATACAGCAGTAAGGAAGGCGTACAAGAAGATATCCTTGAGATATTGCTCAATCTTAAAGGATTAGCAGTGACCATCGAGGGTAAAGACGAGGCTTTGCTTACATTAAGCAAGTCCGGCACAGGCCCTGTTACAGCAGCAGATATCACGCATGATGGTGATGTTACCATCGTGAATCCTGATCATGTTATCTGTCACTTGACAGGTAATAATGATATCAGTATGCGTATCCGCGTTGAGCGTGGTCGTGGTTATGTGCCAGCTTCGGCTCGTGCACAGACTGAAGACGATGACCGCCCAATCGGCCGTTTATTGATTGATGCTTCATTCTCACCTGTAGCTCGCATTGCTTATAATGTTGAAGCTGCTCGTGTTGAACAGCGCACTGACTTAGATAAACTTGTGATTGATATGACCACAAACGGTACTATCGATCCTGAGGAAGCAATTCGTCGTTCTGCAACAATTTTAGCTGAACAGCTAGATGCGTTTGTTGAATTACGTGATGTGACTGAGCAGGCTGTTGTAGAAGAGAAACCGGAGTTTGATCCGATTTTGCTGCGTCCTGTCGACGATTTAGAGCTAACTGTACGTTCGGCTAACTGTTTAAAAGCCGAAGCGATTCATTACATCGGAGATCTGGTACAACGCACTGAAGTTGAGTTGCTTAAGACCCCTAACTTAGGTAAGAAATCTCTTACTGAAATTAAGGATGTTTTAGCATCACGCGGACTGTCGTTAGGTATGCGTCTAGAAAACTGGCCACCAGCTAGTTTGGCAGACGACCTATAA
- the moaE gene encoding molybdopterin synthase catalytic subunit MoaE, whose product MQQQINKIIIRVHTEDFSVADEYALLACDNQDGAVVNFVGKVRDFNDGSAVTDLTLEHYPGMTESVLMQISQQACERWPLNKVTIIHRFGTLALGEQIVFIGVTSAHRKAAFAACEFLIDFLKTKAPFWKLEAGDAGAKWVEARDSDQQAAKMWQK is encoded by the coding sequence ATGCAGCAACAGATCAATAAAATTATCATACGAGTTCACACTGAAGACTTTAGTGTCGCCGATGAATATGCATTACTGGCTTGCGATAATCAGGATGGTGCAGTAGTCAATTTTGTCGGTAAAGTACGAGACTTCAATGATGGCAGTGCAGTAACTGATTTAACCCTAGAGCATTATCCTGGGATGACAGAATCAGTATTAATGCAGATTAGCCAACAAGCTTGTGAACGCTGGCCATTAAACAAAGTGACCATTATTCACCGTTTTGGTACATTGGCACTTGGCGAACAAATTGTATTTATTGGCGTGACCAGTGCCCATCGTAAAGCCGCTTTTGCTGCCTGTGAATTTTTAATCGACTTTTTAAAAACTAAAGCGCCTTTCTGGAAGCTTGAAGCAGGTGACGCTGGTGCTAAATGGGTTGAAGCGCGTGATAGCGATCAACAAGCAGCTAAAATGTGGCAAAAGTAA
- a CDS encoding electron transfer flavoprotein-ubiquinone oxidoreductase, with protein sequence MERESMEFDVVIVGAGPAGLATACRLMQISKDADKEITVCVVEKGSEVGAHILSGAVFEPDVLDELFNDWRDSDIPLNTKVTHDEIYLLNSETKSRLMPNSLVPKTMHNDGNYIISVGNLSRWLANRAEAMGVEIFPGFAASELLFNEDNSVKGILIGDMGVSENGQHKDSYMPGMELHAKYTVFSEGCRGHLGKQLIQKYHLDNGKTPQHYGLGFKEIWKIPAEQHQEGKVVHTGGWPLVNGSSGGGFLYHMEDNQVAVGLIIDLNYKNPHLSPFDEFQRYKTHTVIANTLAGGERLVYGARAIAKGGLNSLPKMSFPGGLIIGCNAGTLNFAKIKGTHTAIKSGIIAAKTLGEGLIAGLEGGKDLDCFQERFEESWLHEELHSSRNFGSALHKFGTLLGGAFNFIDQNWFGGKFPVTFRDNTPDYATMGLASDYNKIDYPKPDGKLSFDKLSSVYLSNTFHEEDQLCHLRLKDQSIPISVNLVKFDEPAQRYCPAGVYEVVEDAGDKKFVINGQNCIHCKTCDIKDPSQNITWVTPEGGGGPNYPNM encoded by the coding sequence ATGGAACGCGAGTCAATGGAGTTCGACGTTGTAATTGTCGGTGCAGGCCCTGCAGGCTTAGCAACGGCTTGTCGTTTAATGCAAATATCTAAAGATGCAGATAAAGAAATCACTGTTTGTGTGGTAGAAAAAGGCTCTGAGGTTGGTGCGCATATATTATCGGGGGCGGTATTTGAACCTGATGTTCTGGACGAATTATTTAATGATTGGCGTGACTCCGATATTCCTCTGAATACTAAAGTCACTCATGACGAAATCTATTTATTAAATTCAGAGACAAAATCTCGCTTAATGCCAAACAGTTTAGTACCAAAAACAATGCACAATGATGGTAATTATATTATTAGTGTCGGCAATTTATCACGCTGGTTAGCCAACAGAGCAGAAGCGATGGGAGTAGAAATTTTCCCTGGTTTTGCTGCCAGTGAATTACTGTTTAATGAAGACAACAGTGTTAAAGGCATTTTAATCGGTGACATGGGTGTTAGCGAAAATGGTCAACACAAAGATAGTTATATGCCAGGTATGGAATTACATGCCAAATACACTGTTTTTTCAGAAGGTTGTCGAGGTCACCTAGGTAAACAACTGATCCAAAAATACCATTTAGATAATGGTAAAACGCCACAACACTACGGCTTAGGTTTTAAAGAAATTTGGAAAATACCTGCAGAACAACATCAAGAAGGTAAAGTTGTTCACACTGGCGGTTGGCCACTTGTCAATGGCTCATCTGGTGGTGGTTTCCTATACCACATGGAAGACAACCAAGTCGCTGTTGGATTAATTATCGATTTAAATTATAAAAACCCTCACCTCAGCCCATTTGATGAGTTTCAACGCTATAAAACTCATACCGTTATAGCCAACACATTAGCAGGCGGAGAACGCTTAGTTTACGGTGCTAGAGCCATCGCTAAAGGCGGTTTAAATTCATTACCTAAAATGAGTTTCCCTGGTGGTTTAATTATTGGTTGCAATGCCGGCACCCTTAATTTTGCTAAAATTAAGGGCACTCATACTGCAATAAAAAGCGGCATTATTGCTGCCAAAACCTTAGGCGAAGGCTTAATTGCAGGCTTGGAAGGTGGCAAAGACCTTGATTGCTTCCAAGAGCGTTTCGAAGAAAGCTGGTTACATGAAGAACTTCATAGCTCGCGCAATTTTGGTTCTGCATTGCACAAATTTGGCACATTATTAGGTGGTGCATTCAACTTTATAGATCAAAATTGGTTCGGTGGTAAATTTCCGGTAACGTTCAGAGATAACACACCTGATTACGCCACAATGGGATTAGCCAGCGACTATAATAAAATTGATTATCCTAAACCTGACGGTAAATTAAGTTTTGATAAGTTATCTTCAGTATATCTATCGAATACTTTCCACGAAGAAGATCAGCTTTGTCATTTGCGTTTAAAAGACCAAAGCATTCCCATTTCGGTCAATTTAGTTAAATTTGATGAACCAGCACAACGTTATTGTCCAGCGGGTGTTTATGAAGTAGTTGAAGACGCGGGTGACAAAAAATTTGTGATTAATGGTCAAAATTGTATTCACTGTAAAACTTGTGACATCAAAGACCCAAGCCAGAATATTACCTGGGTAACACCAGAAGGTGGCGGTGGACCAAACTACCCTAATATGTAA
- the rplQ gene encoding 50S ribosomal protein L17, whose protein sequence is MRHRKSGRQLNRNSSHRQAMFRNMACSIVRHEIIKTTVAKAKELRRVVEPLITLAKVDSVANRRLAFARTRDAEVVGKLFTELGPRFQERPGGYTRILKCGLRTGDKAPMAYIELVGRPEAAEAVEVEAAE, encoded by the coding sequence ATGCGCCATCGTAAGAGTGGTCGTCAACTAAACCGCAACAGCAGTCATCGCCAAGCTATGTTCCGTAACATGGCTTGCTCAATAGTTCGTCATGAGATTATCAAGACAACTGTAGCTAAAGCGAAAGAACTGCGTCGCGTTGTTGAACCTCTAATAACACTTGCTAAAGTTGACAGCGTTGCAAATCGCCGTTTAGCTTTCGCTCGTACCCGCGACGCTGAAGTTGTAGGTAAGTTATTTACTGAATTGGGTCCACGCTTCCAGGAACGTCCTGGTGGTTACACTCGTATTCTTAAGTGCGGTCTACGTACCGGTGATAAAGCCCCAATGGCTTACATCGAGTTAGTAGGTCGTCCTGAAGCTGCTGAAGCTGTTGAAGTAGAAGCTGCTGAGTAA
- a CDS encoding methyl-accepting chemotaxis protein, protein MNTLTIKQKILLTVTIAVLLSTILVGLLSQRSAKQIVEQRMLNSEMPSLVMQIRNEIDLEISSLLNAAKQLADSRMLLEWLQNDRPANQESLVIAELNDIKNQYDLAQASYADRETAAYYNQDGFLRILTPEQDAWFFDYRNSKQEQMLNVFTEPSNGDVKLYINYQQPDGRGLVGLAKSLDDMVNLLASFKIEDTGFVYLVDTNGDVKLHQDTTKVGKAKLSTLYPNAKTNQLLNKSDFNLVKAEVDGQKMLIASSYIKSMDWYLIAQVPEAEVFALLQESAYQILMWTILIAVVFIAISIAVAGSVSRPIAHIAELFRNIGEGEGDLRQRLPVNGNDEIAQLARGFNSFISKIQDTVVEVANTSEQLGLSAVDVSNQANQTLSDSQLQKDRTIQVVTAINEMGATVNEIASNAAQAAVTARDADTESMEGQKVVTRARSTINLLSKDVEQVGEVIESLATHTKSIGSILDVIRAISEQTNLLALNAAIEAARAGEAGRGFAVVADEVRNLASRTAVSTNEVQTMIDKLQSETTRAVSAMEQSRSRSHEGVTAVDEASHSLSGISERIAEISDMNIQIATATEEQSTVVEDINRNVTDINDITQRTANTAHAAANASKSLNELATRLDTLVARFKV, encoded by the coding sequence ATGAATACTCTTACCATTAAACAAAAAATATTACTGACCGTGACCATTGCAGTACTGCTATCAACGATCTTAGTCGGATTATTGAGTCAACGAAGTGCCAAGCAAATCGTCGAACAACGGATGTTAAATTCGGAAATGCCGAGCTTAGTGATGCAAATCCGTAATGAAATCGACCTTGAAATTAGTAGTTTACTGAATGCAGCAAAACAACTAGCTGACAGTAGAATGTTGCTTGAATGGCTTCAAAATGACCGTCCTGCGAACCAAGAAAGTCTAGTTATAGCAGAACTCAATGACATAAAAAATCAATATGACTTAGCTCAAGCATCATACGCCGACCGTGAAACCGCAGCCTACTATAACCAGGATGGTTTTTTACGAATATTAACCCCGGAACAAGACGCTTGGTTTTTTGACTATCGCAATAGCAAGCAAGAGCAAATGCTAAATGTGTTCACAGAGCCTAGTAATGGGGATGTTAAGCTTTATATCAATTATCAACAACCTGATGGCAGAGGCTTGGTCGGGCTAGCTAAATCGTTAGATGATATGGTTAATTTACTGGCTTCATTTAAAATAGAAGACACTGGATTTGTCTATTTAGTTGATACTAACGGTGATGTCAAACTGCATCAAGACACTACAAAGGTGGGTAAAGCCAAGCTCAGCACTTTATATCCTAATGCAAAGACCAACCAATTACTGAATAAAAGCGATTTTAACTTAGTTAAAGCAGAAGTAGATGGCCAGAAAATGTTGATAGCCAGTAGCTACATCAAGTCGATGGATTGGTACTTGATTGCGCAAGTTCCTGAAGCAGAGGTATTTGCCCTATTACAAGAATCCGCTTATCAAATATTAATGTGGACAATACTCATTGCTGTGGTATTTATTGCCATTTCGATTGCTGTTGCAGGGTCGGTCAGTCGTCCTATTGCCCATATTGCAGAGTTATTTCGTAATATTGGTGAAGGCGAAGGCGATTTACGTCAAAGACTACCCGTTAATGGTAATGACGAAATAGCTCAGCTTGCTCGTGGTTTTAATAGTTTCATTAGCAAAATTCAAGATACGGTCGTCGAAGTTGCCAACACCAGCGAACAACTAGGTCTATCAGCCGTTGATGTTTCAAACCAAGCTAATCAAACGTTAAGTGATAGCCAGTTACAAAAAGATCGCACAATCCAGGTTGTGACCGCGATTAACGAAATGGGTGCTACGGTTAATGAGATTGCCTCCAATGCAGCTCAAGCCGCTGTCACAGCCCGTGATGCTGATACCGAATCAATGGAAGGTCAGAAAGTCGTTACGCGCGCACGTTCAACCATTAACCTATTGTCTAAAGACGTCGAACAGGTTGGAGAAGTGATTGAATCACTCGCTACGCACACTAAATCAATTGGTAGTATTTTAGATGTAATTCGTGCTATTTCAGAACAAACTAACCTTTTAGCACTTAACGCGGCAATTGAAGCGGCTAGAGCAGGTGAAGCGGGACGAGGATTTGCGGTTGTTGCTGATGAAGTACGTAACTTAGCATCTCGTACGGCAGTTTCTACCAACGAAGTACAAACTATGATAGATAAGCTTCAGTCAGAAACCACTCGTGCAGTGAGTGCAATGGAACAATCTCGTAGTCGCTCACATGAGGGGGTTACAGCAGTAGATGAAGCCAGCCATTCGTTGAGTGGTATTAGCGAACGAATTGCTGAGATTAGCGACATGAACATTCAAATAGCAACGGCTACAGAAGAGCAGTCAACAGTAGTCGAAGACATTAACCGCAATGTAACCGACATCAACGATATTACTCAGCGTACAGCAAATACCGCACATGCGGCAGCCAATGCAAGTAAATCATTGAATGAGTTAGCAACTCGACTTGATACGCTTGTCGCCCGCTTTAAAGTGTAA